A single region of the Solwaraspora sp. WMMD406 genome encodes:
- a CDS encoding substrate-binding domain-containing protein produces MTALSRRALFGARGAADASRRRLLVGGAAVGAGVLLTACTSNEAAPTNTQTQAANQGNANSEPGETVTIGFSAPAADHGWLAAITNNARAQAEAYSDVEFLTVEAGADAAAQRAALDTLISQSPDVIVMLPHDGAELTASGLQAMEAGIPVVNLDRAFNQALAYRTQIKGDNYGMGVSAGNYIAAQMQAKGIANPVIAEIAGIDALELTQERSNGFREALEVHGFTIANRRAAEFTADSGQREAANLLQALPQIDALWNHDDDQGIGVLAAINQANRSEFIMVGGAGSRAAMEAIQADNTVLKATVTYSPSMASSAISLARLIAQGKGMSDLVELQVPKEIILASETITKENASEYLPLGF; encoded by the coding sequence ATGACCGCACTTTCCCGCCGGGCCCTGTTCGGTGCCCGCGGCGCCGCCGACGCGTCACGTCGTCGGCTGCTCGTCGGCGGCGCCGCCGTCGGTGCTGGTGTACTGCTGACCGCGTGCACCAGCAACGAGGCCGCGCCGACCAACACCCAGACCCAGGCAGCCAACCAGGGCAACGCCAACTCCGAGCCCGGTGAGACGGTCACCATCGGCTTCTCGGCACCGGCGGCGGACCACGGCTGGCTCGCGGCGATCACCAACAACGCCCGCGCCCAGGCCGAGGCGTACTCCGACGTGGAGTTCCTCACCGTCGAGGCCGGTGCCGACGCGGCCGCGCAGCGGGCCGCGCTGGACACCCTGATCTCGCAGAGCCCGGACGTCATCGTGATGCTGCCGCACGACGGCGCCGAACTCACCGCGAGCGGGCTGCAGGCCATGGAGGCCGGCATCCCGGTGGTCAACCTGGACCGGGCGTTCAACCAGGCGCTGGCCTACCGCACCCAGATCAAGGGTGACAACTACGGCATGGGCGTCTCGGCGGGCAATTACATCGCCGCCCAGATGCAGGCCAAGGGAATCGCGAACCCGGTGATCGCGGAGATCGCCGGCATCGACGCGCTGGAGTTGACCCAGGAGCGCTCGAACGGCTTCCGGGAGGCTCTGGAGGTGCACGGCTTCACCATCGCCAACCGGCGGGCGGCGGAATTCACCGCTGACTCCGGCCAACGCGAGGCGGCCAACCTGCTGCAGGCGCTGCCGCAAATCGACGCGCTCTGGAACCACGACGACGACCAGGGCATCGGCGTGCTGGCCGCGATCAACCAGGCCAACCGGTCGGAGTTCATCATGGTCGGTGGCGCCGGCTCGCGGGCGGCGATGGAGGCGATCCAGGCCGACAACACGGTGCTGAAGGCGACCGTCACCTACAGCCCGTCGATGGCCTCCTCGGCGATCTCACTGGCCCGCCTGATCGCCCAGGGCAAGGGCATGTCCGACCTGGTCGAGCTGCAGGTGCCCAAGGAGATCATCCTGGCCTCGGAAACCATCACCAAGGAGAACGCGAGCGAGTACCTGCCGCTCGGGTTCTGA